A part of Xenopus tropicalis strain Nigerian chromosome 4, UCB_Xtro_10.0, whole genome shotgun sequence genomic DNA contains:
- the ins gene encoding insulin precursor, which produces MALWMQCLPLVLVLLFSTPNTEALANQHLCGSHLVEALYLVCGDRGFFYYPKIKRDIEQAMVNGPQDNELDGMQLQPQEYQKMKRGIVEQCCHSTCSLFQLESYCN; this is translated from the exons ATGGCTCTTTGGATGCAGTGTCTGCCCCTGGTACTTGTGCTCCTTTTCTCTACACCCAACACCGAAGCTCTAGCTAACCAACACCTGTGTGGGTCTCACCTGGTAGAAGCCCTGTATCTAGTATGTGGGGATCGAGGCTTCTTCTACTACCCCAAGATCAAACGGGACATCGAACAAGCAATGG TCAATGGACCCCAGGACAACGAGTTGGATGGAATGCAGCTCCAGCCTCAGGAGTACCAGAAAATGAAGAGGGGAATTGTGGAGCAATGCTGCCACAGCACATGTTCTCTCTTCCAGCTGGAGAGCTACTGCAACTAG